The following are from one region of the Ornithorhynchus anatinus isolate Pmale09 chromosome 20, mOrnAna1.pri.v4, whole genome shotgun sequence genome:
- the ALG5 gene encoding dolichyl-phosphate beta-glucosyltransferase isoform X1 — translation MEPGLVQLGLLGAALAASALLLIAFVAFITAKKMPNIYRHEEEKFFLNKGGKKEVLPSINDPPTKQLSVVVPSYNEEKRLPLMMEEALEYLEKRQKQNPAFTYEVIVVDDGSKDETSKVAQKYSQKYGSDKVRVITLVENRGKGGAVKMGVFSSRGKEILMADADGATKFADIEKVEAGLRNLRPWPNQMAIACGSRAHLEKDSIAQRSYFRTLLMYGFHFLVWFLCVKEIRDTQCGFKLFTREAASRTFSALHIERWAFDVELLYIAQCLKIPIAEVAVNWTEIEGSKLVPFWSWLQMGKDLLFIRLRYLTGAWKLDETRKQN, via the exons ATGGAGCCGGGCCTGGTGCAGCTGGGCTTGTTGGGCGCGGCGCTGGCGGCCTCGGCCTTGCTGCTG ATTGCCTTTGTTGCGTTTATAACTGCTAAGAAAATGCCAAATATTTATCGACATGAGGAAGAGAAGTTCTTCTTAAATAAAGGAGGCAAGAAAGAAGTTTTACCTAGTATAAACGACCCCCCTACTAAGCAGCTGTCTGTTGTTGTGCCTTCGTATAATGAAGAAAAACGGT TGCCTCTGATGATGGAAGAAGCTTTAGAGTATCTAGAGAAGAGACAG aaacaaaaccctGCATTCACATATGAAGTGATAGTAGTGGATGACGGCAGCAAAGATGAGACCTCAAAG GTTGCTCAGAAATACAGTCAGAAGTACGGAAGCGACAAAGTGAGAGTGATCACACTAGTGGAGAATCGTGGGAAAGGCGGAGCTGTCAAAATG GGCGTGTTCAGCTCCAGGGGAAAGGAGATCCTGATGGCGGATGCTGACGGAGCCACAAAGTTTGCCGATATCGAGAAAGTCGAAGCGGGGCTTCGGAACCTGCGGCCGTGGCCT AATCAAATGGCTATTGCTTGTGGGTCTCGAGCTCATTTAGAAAAAGATTCAATTGCTCAG CGTTCTTACTTCCGAACTCTTCTTATGTATGGTTTCCACTTTCTCGTTTGGTTCCTTTGTGTCAAAGAGATCAGAGACACACAGTGTGGTTTCAAACTGTTCACACGAGAAGCCGCCTCGAGAACCTTTTCAGCTCTGCACATCGAACGCTG GGCTTTTGACGTGGAACTTCTTTACATAGctcagtgcttaaaaataccaatagCAGAAGTCGCCGTCAACTGGACAGAAATAGAAG GTTCTAAATTGGTTCCCTTTTGGAGCTGGCTACAGATGGGCAAGGACTTACTTTTTATAAGACTGCGATACCTGACCGGTGCCTGGAAGCTGGACGAGACTAGGAAACAGAATTAG
- the ALG5 gene encoding dolichyl-phosphate beta-glucosyltransferase isoform X2 gives MPNIYRHEEEKFFLNKGGKKEVLPSINDPPTKQLSVVVPSYNEEKRLPLMMEEALEYLEKRQKQNPAFTYEVIVVDDGSKDETSKVAQKYSQKYGSDKVRVITLVENRGKGGAVKMGVFSSRGKEILMADADGATKFADIEKVEAGLRNLRPWPNQMAIACGSRAHLEKDSIAQRSYFRTLLMYGFHFLVWFLCVKEIRDTQCGFKLFTREAASRTFSALHIERWAFDVELLYIAQCLKIPIAEVAVNWTEIEGSKLVPFWSWLQMGKDLLFIRLRYLTGAWKLDETRKQN, from the exons ATGCCAAATATTTATCGACATGAGGAAGAGAAGTTCTTCTTAAATAAAGGAGGCAAGAAAGAAGTTTTACCTAGTATAAACGACCCCCCTACTAAGCAGCTGTCTGTTGTTGTGCCTTCGTATAATGAAGAAAAACGGT TGCCTCTGATGATGGAAGAAGCTTTAGAGTATCTAGAGAAGAGACAG aaacaaaaccctGCATTCACATATGAAGTGATAGTAGTGGATGACGGCAGCAAAGATGAGACCTCAAAG GTTGCTCAGAAATACAGTCAGAAGTACGGAAGCGACAAAGTGAGAGTGATCACACTAGTGGAGAATCGTGGGAAAGGCGGAGCTGTCAAAATG GGCGTGTTCAGCTCCAGGGGAAAGGAGATCCTGATGGCGGATGCTGACGGAGCCACAAAGTTTGCCGATATCGAGAAAGTCGAAGCGGGGCTTCGGAACCTGCGGCCGTGGCCT AATCAAATGGCTATTGCTTGTGGGTCTCGAGCTCATTTAGAAAAAGATTCAATTGCTCAG CGTTCTTACTTCCGAACTCTTCTTATGTATGGTTTCCACTTTCTCGTTTGGTTCCTTTGTGTCAAAGAGATCAGAGACACACAGTGTGGTTTCAAACTGTTCACACGAGAAGCCGCCTCGAGAACCTTTTCAGCTCTGCACATCGAACGCTG GGCTTTTGACGTGGAACTTCTTTACATAGctcagtgcttaaaaataccaatagCAGAAGTCGCCGTCAACTGGACAGAAATAGAAG GTTCTAAATTGGTTCCCTTTTGGAGCTGGCTACAGATGGGCAAGGACTTACTTTTTATAAGACTGCGATACCTGACCGGTGCCTGGAAGCTGGACGAGACTAGGAAACAGAATTAG